The nucleotide sequence GGTCCTGGGTTTAATAAGGCCCAGGGCAAAACccctttatataaattaaataaaaaataataaaatttattaattaattaattttattaaaattataaaaatttataaaagataagaaaGAATACTTTGGGGTCTCattaaaactttatttaaaaaaaattcaatggaagaaaattccaaatgaaagaaaaagagtacCTCGCATTGTAAACAATACATTATTAAACGAAAACTATATATTTGAGTCTACATTCATTTTCATCTAgatcaatatttattttcatctataGAAAAGGttcatcaatattttcattttcatctacaTCACCAGTTTTTTCATTcacttcattcttattttctACTAATTCTTCCAATTGAATTGGTTATTCACATTCATTTGGTAAATctttatctaaattttcaagTGAAGTATtagtttatttaacaaaatatttattcaaagatcTTCTTAAACTTTgagcaatttcttctttttttttctttctttgtctctTAAGATTTTCGGAAAGTTATTTcttaggaaatatttttttatttttataataaacacaatacaataaaaaaaataaaactaattaacaaagaataataaaacttaaattttgagcATATTTTCTTCCACTTGAAACTTCCAATTATAAAGAATAAGAATCCCAATCAAGTTTTCTGttgaatcaaataataaataagaaaaagttaATAAAGATATGTATTACAATTTACAAATTTTCAAGGcaaaaaattcctaaaacataaaaaaaatgacaaatttcttAATTTGGCATAATAGTGTAATTTGACCAAAATCCATTATACCCTCACTGGTTTAGCAATAAGTATTGTTTCTTATGTAATTCATGTCCCTAACAGTCTAATATAATAGTACATAACTAAAACTTGAAatatatatcatggatttgtattgaaaattaaaaataattaccgAAAATTTTAAAAGACTTACCTTTTTATAGATCGAGACCACTTTCACGGTGAAAATGCGATCAAATCGAAGATCAAACGGttagattttacaaaattaattgtttattgatatattgttgagagaaaattaaaggaagagaaatagagagaatgaGTTGGGTTTCAAAtagattgggggggggggggaggagagaGAATAGTGagggaataaattaattaattttgtgaaagTGGAAGAGGTAGTTGGAGACAAAATATATAGTATAGGAGAACTTTTGAGTGGGGGTTGAGAGAACAGGgggtaaaaataaatatattatatattttattaaaaaaatttttattagggggataaaaataaatataatatatattttattaatttttttcttattattgtgCCCCCCTCACTTATGGGCCCAGTGAGCAGCTACACTGCCACGCATGGAAGTATATatgtttgaaaatgtaaatgGGTCTGCTGGGAATAGGGCATCCATGGCCGAactgtgtatgtgtgtgtatatatatatatatatatgtaaatgtagATGGGTTGCTTGGAGCAGAGCATCCAACTGCTGATATGgctacaacaatatatataaaatatgggTTTGCTCTTCTGGCTAACACATTTGACAGAGGTggtgcatgcatatataaatatgtgtatatatacatctttatataatttagttGTTATGAATAGGATGAATGAAGATTTGCATTCTTACCTACCAAGAAGTCATTCACTCAACAAATTTGTGTGTATATGCAATTTACATTAGAGGAATTATAGCATGCTAGTAAATTGCAGAATGCTAAAGAAGCTGGGTACGAAATGTGCAGAATGTAATAGAGGCTAAGTAAGAAACTTGCCTGAAAGATGCAGGCAAGAGAAGCTCCACCAGTGCAATGAAAGGCAACGCACCCACCGGTTGAATAGAATAAAGTAAAGTATAAGAAGACGCTGAGGAGGTGAGGAAAGCAATGGAACAGTGAAAGAAAAGGAGGGGATGATATGCATTGAAATTAGGAGATCTCTGCATACAGAAAAGCTATGCAGATTGCAcgccaactccaaaattttacCAACATGCCTTTCTTCTCatataatagacaaaaatatctAGGGGCTTTATTGACAAAGactaacttaatttatttttttattttattttattacaccactaatttcattatttttaaattatttatcaccatgggcctaagcccaagccACATGTActtcatacatatatcaagCCCACTAGGTTTAATTTCCAACCCGAGTCAAGTCCATGACCTcgttaactaattaattgcggctcattatattatttatgaattctaaaaaattagacCCACACACTTATCTTCCGATCACatgaactataaaataaaattgttcaatCTAAAACTATTTCTATGCTCtcaaagaaatttatcattaaatattaaaatacttagacccacatCTAAAATGCTCTtgagctaaaattaaatattaaaaacatctcgacccaatttagggtcattacagTTTCTCGCTcccttcaaagaatttggtccccaaattcGTCCCTGGTCATGTGAATAGCTGGGGAAAAAgatatattgtttatatatttttattttctttgttaacaatgtctttttaattatgacaaaaagggggagaataataagatgttatgagatgagagattgtatgtatgagaatgtgaattgtatattatttttgtataggggtagaaaaatgtattatgatatttttttgtgtatgtgaGGAAATAATATATCTGAGAGATAGGACATCAAGCAGGTGCAatcaagataatcaaatttgGCAATCAAGTTTTGtctttaaaattcttataaattattttatctattaagctatatccaaaacattttaatgctattagtatttttgaaaatgggagcttataatataaaattaagggggagttcaatttttttttatcacattaatgaccccataaatcatttttttgtcatcataaaaaatggggagaatgttgagccaacttgctcatattaattaagttttgatgattaacaaaaatatttttatgatataaatgtatttctttctcatataaaaaaaataaatttattttgaattaaaagtgggtacaaagagtaaatttattttgaattaaaggagattgtttttagacatattttcttgttttaatcatttatgtctcaaaatgttatatttgaattttcaaattttgatttctcatgcaaaaagtaaatttattttgaattaaagatgagacatgttttctaatTGTTTGATAAAgtataaacattttttaaatttcaaattttatattaaccaTTTCTCTAGTGgctaaaattcttataattaccccccaaactcattttttgagtatccattgcacatattacACATCCAaggctctcaagctaattttcaagcattccaaaACTCTCAAAGATTTATTGTTCATCTACCGAAGagtcacaaggcaagaggagaaaaagagatctGAATAtgatcttctccattcaaactgatgtcatcgtttatttatttatttaaatattattgtcttatataatttatttttaattgcttatttgtgtccaagtgtggacaaattatttgtaacatttaaattactattttggATTATATAGATTTCttagatccgttaaaatctaggtgaatctagttttaaggtaagttagggagaaaaccttggtgtaatGGTTGCTTAGAAGTTATTCTAATCTgagtgtgtatctagtttttaaGGTAAGCTAGTGTGGAAAgtttggtgattttgatttagtggaacctcaagggTTGTTAGATTTTGGGAGAGTGAATTAAGTGTGTATggaaacaccgaaccactataaattgtgttgtgtttcatattatttatttttcttatattttgtgacttacatttattattaatcttaaacataatttattatatttatcaaatatattttctaataaaatctttaatcaataatatttattaaaattaaaaaaaattaattactcaattcaccaTTCCTTTTGAGTGGctataccctaagggaccaataGATATCTTAGTGaaattgatttagtggaactcCAATGGTGGTTAGATATTGAGATAGTAGATTAGGTGTAtgtgaaaatattgaaatattataaattattttgtgcttcattttatttatttttgttatatcttatggtttgcattaattattaatctcaaacataatttattttaattatctaatatatattattaaagaaaagtattaattaataatatttattaaaagagaaaaattttaattacttaattCACTTCCCTCTTAAGTAGTCATACCCTAAGAGATTAATAGTATCATCATTTTacatcatattttcaaaataaaatacataataactGAATATTTCGCACAAAATCAAAGACCTACTATAGATCTAATATGTAAATAACGGCTATATCTCAATAACCTTTTTTTCCCTTGGCGATGCAACTTTCACCTgtaatgtttgaatatttcagagacaaagtccaaattagatgctaaatcatcatttaagtgagagttcaaaaatattttcataaatatatgtaaGACCAAGTATAAACTAACATATCCCAACATGTCCTCGCCCAAGAGAATCTTGATAGGTTGaaatgttatggcacacaccaagaggggggtgaattggtatataaaaattattttttcttaaattattttttgatgaaatagAGATGTCGTTTATGAAGACCACGGCTTCGTTAAAtttcaagaccttgaaatgacACGATGAAGTATCAAGCGTATGAAGACAATTTCGTTTTGATAATGGAGAAtacaagattgaaaaatatgaaatcttttctAATGTAaggttaaatatatgaatcaagtgagAAATATAGAGATGCTCGAAAAGAGGAATAAATagagaacacaagcacaagagacgatgatttatagtggttcgatttttcaaatctagtccactatcttagcttcccactaaggatttttaaataaatccaTTATCAACCCCCAGCTCAAACCGGGTAGGTCTTCTAGTTTGCGACTAGAAAAGTTACACACCTCCCACTcgaatgggccctctagcttacgttaggtaaaatacaagaaaaatgaatacgagaatctaagagtacaactcttagttacaagttctctccaACTGAAAAATAGaggcttaaaataaatataatagtgTAGATACAAAGTCTCGAAAAGATAATTACAAAGAGAATAGAAATTAAAGCTCGAAATAAATTTGAATGCTCGGTAGTTGAAGATAATAAATGTTTTCAGTCACCTTCAATGATTCTTcaaacacctatttatagttgatggtagataaatacaaaaatccGACTGTTGTGGTAGTTGAGCAAGCATTTAATACGCCAAAAATTAACTGTTACAACTTTCTGTGAAAGAAACTGTCAACAGACTAAAGAGATTAGttgactatatttttaaataaaattaaggcatagtcgacaTACATgcaagcatagtcaacagagaACCAACCAAATGTATTGATAGTCGACACACACTTTCACATGGTCGACACAtccaaaatatgaagaaaatttctaCCATCATACACACAAATAGTCGATAGAGTAATTTTAGCAGTCGACAGAACCAAcaaaatagtcaacagaataaaaCATAGTCGATTGAtgctaggcatagtcgacagatcaaacatacttagtcgactattcacttGGAAAAACTTAACACTAAactgataacatgtagaagAACACTTGTGAgatttcaaatacaaaattctTAATCATTCAACTctcttaattttgtttcttttgaaagtaagttgagattattaaaatgatattgattttgaatttaaacactcAAACTTATTTCTTTAGAgttcaagattgattttcataactttgtgtcattatcaaaactatttcaatttccaagagtaaaatatcaaatctcATACTGCGCTTAAACCATTCCATGGGAAAAAAAGCAATATCTCTAAGGGCAACATAACCATATTAACATATCCGCATAACACAATTCTGGCTTAAGAGGGGTAACATCAACATATCTCCCTGATATCTCAGGAACAATCATTACCACTCTAGTCACAAGAGGGTCAACATCAATGCAGGAACTGGGCACATAACAATCAGGTCAGGGATTACGTTCTCACTAAAAAACAACTTGAAAACACTGCCCATTTTCACACACATGCTaatgccataaccacaacatgtaatgatacattacataaaatgaCACTTCAATGCAGGTGTAAATAAACATTTCGGatgaacctcccacatgaaatcaaccattcacatgccaaaACCATTTGCTTGAAACAAAATCAAGTTTGAAGTAGGACCTCTCACCTTGAATGAAACCCAAAACAACTCGATTCTCGCCCAACCTTGATTCTCATGCTAAACTTCTAATGGTTCTCAAATTTGAGTCTCAACATACTCTGGCTATCATATATGTTcaatttttctcctttctctatTCCTTTTCAACTTCTCCAAATGgtgtctcctatttataggccttaAAATTTGGCCACCAAGTATgctattttatattataatattttttaatcatttcaaatattttttaaatcttttaagatattccaataatttaaaatcttcccaaatcttttcaaatattctaagatattctaatcatttataattttttcaaatctttcataatcttttataatcattgcaatttttctaaattattctccaatcattctaaatcttctaaaattttctataattaatcatttcaaattttctaaaattttctccaatcattccaaattgTAACGCCCCCGTTTTCCTAGAAcgagcattacctcgagatttcgggaataattttttttttcaacatcaaacacacaacataagtctctcgatacacatcatttcccgacaatcctgaTTAAATTCTGCAAAGTCTATTTCATACAATGGCCTCacattggattatttttaatattagaagaagaaagaagcatatatatatattcaaataattataGGCATTAACttatatttcattaatttaatttatcaatattggaataattttaatattaaaattttgacaattgcccatttttgttaatttcccGTAAATCGctaatttaataattcttataaataaataaattaaaaacaaaacacCATTGGCACCAGCAAACCATCTCTAATAAATACAACAACTCAAAGTACATTTGAATTTCAATTGTAGTTGGAGtcgaaatttcatttaaattttgaaaatatttgttGAGACAGACATTTAAACACACTTACTCACGCAAtggtaaaaaaacaaaatcagttGAAACAGAAGCAGAAAAGGCACCGCCAAACGTGGAGCTACCCATTGGAATTGTTGAAATTCGTgaaattagaaggaaaaaaaaatcacaattttAAAGCcgtaataattttgtttttgaaaattctatttTACCTTTTTGAGCTTAGGTGTCAGTTGTTGCATGCCCATGCAAGAGATAGAGCCGTAATTAAAAACATGGTACCGGAAAACCACTATCTCCCGCCAACGGCCACCTGCTAAATGCTTTGTTTAATTGTCCAAACGGTTCCGATAGGGCCCCACCCCCGCTCGGCGCGCGCcacctcttcttctcttttgtgTTGTCTTCAGTCGGATATCAACACATGTACAGCAGAGCAAAACTTTCGGGTATTGTTGCGGCTTCGTACATTTTAGAACCATCGAGCCACCGATCAAGATCCACACTTCTCTTACGATTGAtgtaggtgagagagagagagagggcgagagAGAGCGGCGGCATTCAGAGGCGAAATCGCTTGTAGCGACTGTAACCTCTCTAGTCGTAATAGAAATCGCTCACAGTGAGCGTAATCTTATTGCTCTAGTCGGAGAAGAGAGAGAGCCACCGAATATATGGTATACAGAAGCGAGGGAGCCGACGATCGAGTGTAATCGCTCGTTTGCTTCCTTATCAATTCAGAGGCGACAAGGGGAGAAGAGATCGGCAATTTTTTCTTCCGATTGATACTGATAAAGAGAGGAAACTACTTGCACTTCTGTAAGACAACTAAGACCCGCAAGAACAAGGGGGTTTTTCTCCACACTCCGGATCTGACATCGGTATTTGCTTGGTTTTTCTACTACTGTGTTCCGacttgtgttttgttttgatttaggGGTTTCTGATGATACTTTGcttaaatgttaattttaagtTCTGGTACATTCTGAACTGCTTTCGTTTTGATTATACTAGTATGTGCTCCTGCTTTTAGGTCATGCCTGTGTATTTCAATCTGTGATCAATTGGCCTTTCCTTTAatcccaactttgttttgaaggttcttgattttgttggttTGCTGTCAGTGGTAGTTCGAATCTCGGGTGAAGAAGAGAGGGTAAGACCTGTTACTTGTATCTGCCTATTTGATTACAACAGGAATTCAATCCTTCGAGTTCCGTTTTGCCTGTTTAGTTGAATACCAAAGCCTGCTATTGATTGAATTGTTGAGTTTGATGTAGAATCACTGCTGCCTGATAAATGATTACAGTTAAATTCTAGTGTTCTCTTTTAGGTTTGGAATTAGAGATGTGATTTTGGGATTTTAGGGTTTTTTCcaactttcttattgttttatgTGGCACAGTGCACAGACACgtgtgcatgcatgcatatcTGCGTCTACTTAcagattattttgatttatgtacCGTGCTCTTCTCTGTATTGATGAATTTGATTGTTGAATATTGGTTTATGGCCTCTTGTAAGATAAAGTGCCATATTATTGTCCTTTTTGGTTACTTAAGTTCTTTCTTTCAATTGCTTACTTCACATGTTGATATAATACTCACTAAATGCATTTTTGATTCAAAACATAGACGCGCTTGCCAACGgcgtttattattttatcaaaaacacACACTTCAAGTGCGTTCATagatggaaaaaataaatacacttAACAAGTGCGTTTGTTTGTCACacttaaacaaaatttttaagtttgatgaTCAATATTagattgataaatatttttaacctgatattcttttaataatttccttaaaataatattgttttaaaaaactcAGGCATGTGCCTTTGCATTAATGCTACTGTATctgtttctgttttttcttgtgttttttctttGAATAGTTACTTTATAGATAGAGATCAGTGCATTGGCCGCTAAAGTCACAAGATGCATAGCTCTCCAAAAATGCTCATCTCAGCCGATTCTTTAGGTTACCAGCccttttttatacttaaaatgGTTTTCTGCCCGCTGAATATATGTTTTGGTGCTCAAGTAATGGAAATAAATGTTCTTTCCTGACAGATTTtttgttggtttgattttgaatggAAGAGGTATCTTTACATTCATTCATTTGCATGGTatctttttcatatatatactGTTCGTTCTTTGAATTGTTACTTATGCACATTGAGATAAGTGCATTTGGTAGGAAAACCGCTAGATTTATAGTTACATTATAGCTGGTTTTTAAGATTGGATATATTTTGTATGTTGGTGAAAATTTCATTAGTTGAATAGATGATTTTGGGTCCATAGTAAGGGACAAACACTATTCTTTGCTAAGGGAATTTTTCTCGTTTTAATTTTGTTCAGGACGAGGCTCACGCCTTTGCATTAATTGGTTTCTGCCCCTGCTCTTGCACAAATTTGGTGCAATGCCGAAGGATCAGACAGACCTTGCGTCCGGGGAACAGCCCGGTTCCTGTGAGCATGAGGGTAACTCGAGTGGCAACACATTCGATGTGATTGAACTTTCAAATTGTAAGCGCTGTTTGGAAGATGGGGAACTGATCAATCTGTTGAAGTCATCCAAATCAGGGAATGCCAATGAGACAGGGGAAATAATGCAGACTGCGAACGAATTTGCACTCTCTCCAGCTGATGCTTCGAATAGTAAGCAAGTGCACGGTGATTGCTCAAATTCAAGTTCTTCTCTGAACCCAGCACTTGACCAAGACGTCTCTAATAACTGTCTCCTCCACTGCTCAAGAGCAGATTATGGTTCAATTGCTTCCCTGAACAAAAgctttcgatctttgcttcggAGCGGTGAGCTATATAGGCTAAGGCGGGAAAGGGGCATTATTGAACACTGGGTTTACTTCTCCTGTGGCCCTGTTGAATGGCAGGCATTTGATCCTGTTCGCCGGCGATTCATGCATTTgccaaaaattccagaaattgaTTCAAATGTGTGCTTTGTGTGTTCGGACAAGGAATCGTTGGCTGTAGGTACTGAACTCCTCCTTTTTGGGAAGGATATTATGTCCTTTGTGATCTACAAATATAGCCTATTGACAAATTTGTGGTCGATCGGTACCAATATGAATCAAGGTAGATGCTTGATTGGGTCTGCAAGTCTCGGGGAAACTGCAATTGTGGCAGGAGGCTGTGACCTAAAAGGAAATATCTTGCAATCGGCAGAGTTGTATGACTCGAATACTGGTAGCTGGACAACTCTTCCGGACATAAACACGCCGAGAAAAATGTGTTCAGGGTTTTTCATggatggcaagttttatgtcaTTGGTGGAATTGGGCGAGGCAATCGCACGCTGATATCAGGAGAGATGTATGATATGGAGACGAGAACGTGGACTGAGATTCCTAGTATGTTCCCTTCACACAATCCTGAAGCTGAGCCACCAGGCACAAACAAGGCGCCTCCTCTGGTTGCAGTGGTAAAGAATGAGCTCTATGCAGCAGATCCTGAAGAATTAGTAGTGAGTAAATATGACAAGGAGAAGAATGTGTGGGCTACAATTGGGCCATTGCCTGAAAGTTCACATTCCATGCATGGTTGGGGGATAGCATTCAGGGCTTGCGGAGACCAACTTCTTGTCATTGGCGGAACCAGATATGGACAGGTCGTGGAGATTAATGGTTGGGTTCCGGATGCAGGTCCTCTTCGGTGGAACTTACTGGGTAGGAAGTATTTAGGAAACTTTGTCTATAATTGCACCGTGATGGGTTGCTGAAGTTGTTCATGAAAGGACGTAGGGTTCTGGCTGGTTGATATCGCTGCCTTTCTTTTGCgggaaaattcaaattttactcAACTTCATGAACATTTCGTTGGAGGAGGTATTGAGGCTTATCTATCTTATTTCTGCTATGTGTCCTCTTCAGTTGCATCTGGCACCCCTTTTAGTCTGGACGGTTGCTTTCGCCCTATGTTGGTATCATAGATTATGGTCCTAGATTAATAATTATAAGTTACTACTAagttttttttgggttttatcAGTATCTGCAGAAGGTCTTCTGAGTAACCAGAAACTTTTATTGGTTtatgttcttgttttctttttccgtGGAACTTTGAAGAATGAAATTGCCTAGTTTCCTTACCTTTCTTTGTCCAAATCCttatatatcttttacagaataTTGTTGAATGCAGGCTCTTTTTATTCACCATATACTATTGACATGAATGATGCTTAACATTGTCTAAAATTAATTGCAAGATTGTGCATATCTATGTGTTATGAATTCATATGACAGTAACAATCTTGAGCTGCCATGGTTTTTTGTTGCATGCTATAGATCGTTTATACTGTTACTATACATCTACATTTTTCCGTGTCACTGATTAGTAACAATCTTGAGCTGCCATTATTCTTTGATGGTACAAATTTTGTTTATTGAAAAATGAGGATCGAGTCATATTTATTATCAATAGACtattatttgtgaaaattaGTTAGAGATGGTTTTGTTATTTCTAAAATCGAATAAAATGATTGGAATGAAAAAGACATTAAAAAACACTAAATGGACTATAAagctaaatacataattttttgttcaatgaTTCCCagtgaatatgaaaaattatctgCTTGTTATACATCACATgaaatttagagaaaattaaaagtaatatatGAAGATATTGATCAAATAAAGGATACTAAGATTAATCTCTTAATGTCTCAATATAAAGAATTTAAActacttcaaaataaaaatattagtgatatgaatggtaaatttcaaaagattataaacaatcttaaaatgttaggaaaaataatttcggaagaagatcaaattaagaaaattcttagATATCTAACAGTAGATTAGCAACCTTTAATGACTGTTATTTctcaaactaaaaatttaaaagaattaaaaataaaaaaattagttggaCACTTCTAactcattaattaatattaataaacaagactaatgaaaatattaaagaCAAGAAGACCTTAGTCttaaaagtaaataaagaaACTGAATCTAGTGGAGAAGAGGATGAAACAActcttttattaaaaacatttcctagaataatgagaaaaagataaaatgagcATAGGAAAATACCTCTTACTTGCTTTAAATGTCAGAAGAGTGGACATATGCAATTTGATTGTCCAaaagataagaaagagaagaaagtagaaaataaaatatttaaaaaattaaaaaaacatgcTTTCTCGGCATGAGATGCCGATGATTCATCTCAATCCGAAGAGGAACAAGTACAAATGTGCTTCATGGctataagagaagaaaaagaagaagatatggacttagaagaattacaaaatgTATACATGaaactttatataaaatatcaacatattaagaaaaaaataaaaaccatcaagaagaatcataaaaaagaaaatgaaaaattaaagggtgAAATAATGtctttagaagaaaaattacaagaactcaacaaaaaaaatgaagataaattaaaagatcaattactaattttcaagaagaaaacaaaatattaaaaactcaaaataataaattattagtaaaaaagaatgtaatagagaaaagtttagctacattaatttcaaataaaaattcaaaacccaaacTAAGGTATAAAACACCTaagagagaatggaaacaacCTAGATAGAAACCTTAACTTAAGAGAAACAATATAGTACAAATGATAAT is from Diospyros lotus cultivar Yz01 chromosome 2, ASM1463336v1, whole genome shotgun sequence and encodes:
- the LOC127794986 gene encoding F-box/kelch-repeat protein SKIP11-like; amino-acid sequence: MQTANEFALSPADASNSKQVHGDCSNSSSSLNPALDQDVSNNCLLHCSRADYGSIASLNKSFRSLLRSGELYRLRRERGIIEHWVYFSCGPVEWQAFDPVRRRFMHLPKIPEIDSNVCFVCSDKESLAVGTELLLFGKDIMSFVIYKYSLLTNLWSIGTNMNQGRCLIGSASLGETAIVAGGCDLKGNILQSAELYDSNTGSWTTLPDINTPRKMCSGFFMDGKFYVIGGIGRGNRTLISGEMYDMETRTWTEIPSMFPSHNPEAEPPGTNKAPPLVAVVKNELYAADPEELVVSKYDKEKNVWATIGPLPESSHSMHGWGIAFRACGDQLLVIGGTRYGQVVEINGWVPDAGPLRWNLLGRKYLGNFVYNCTVMGC